GAGCTCCTGGGCGCGGCGGATGAACCGCACCCGCCGCACCGAGTCCGGCGAGAACTGGCGGTACCCGCCACTCGAGCGCCCGTCAGGCGAGAGCAGTCCCTGCCGTTCGTAGAACCGCAGCGTGCTCACCGCGACGCCCGAGGCGTCGGCGAGCGGGCCGGTCGTCAGCGGCGTCGCAGGCGGAGCAGGCCGCTGAGCTGCAGGATCAGCCATGTCACCTCCCCGATCAGGAACACGACGATCGTCGCACTCTGCCCATTCAACAGCGCCCAGATCATCCAGAGCGAGAAGACTGCTCGCCCGACCGTGTCGATGGCGATGAATCGCGCCTCGGGGCGAAGGATCCGGGCGATCGCCCACATCGTGACCGCGGTGCCGAACATGCTCGTGAACATGAGCGCGGTGGGGTCGAGCTCGGGAAGCCGAGCACCTGGCAGGTTCAATGCATCGTGCAAGGCCCGGATCAGTGCGAGCAGGAGGGGCGCGGTGAGGGGCGTGGCGAACCCGACCGTCACGATGAGGTCGTAGACGGCGCCGGCACGCCCCCATCTGACGCGCTGGTACGAGTCATCGGAAGCGAGGCGGAGCGGTGCTGCGGTGATGGCGGTTTCGTTCATGCCGCCAGTGTCGACCGTGAACCACGGTGCA
The sequence above is a segment of the Agromyces hippuratus genome. Coding sequences within it:
- a CDS encoding heavy metal-responsive transcriptional regulator; this translates as MADPAAQRPAPPATPLTTGPLADASGVAVSTLRFYERQGLLSPDGRSSGGYRQFSPDSVRRVRFIRRAQELGFTLREVREVLALSDEPERIVLDDVAEQVADKLAELDQRIADLQGVRAALALLVETGPVHPTCPVIDAIV